Proteins encoded by one window of Candidatus Kuenenbacteria bacterium:
- a CDS encoding glycosyltransferase family 4 protein produces MKRTLLVTLDFYPKIGGVANYYYNLCLNLPKEKIFVLTTKEKEAGTSQKFQIYREKLLAESFFVWPKWLLLVFELWKRARALKIELIWSGDILPTGTAALIVSKLLKIPYIVSCHGKDLLLADGHRRKSWLARFVLRRAKLVTVNSKYTGEIVRSFGVDKEKIRIIYPGINKPADGAISEEEKSELLEKYELKSKEVLLSVGRLVERKGFDKVIEAIAAARRDLPDLIYIISGTGEDRERLTDLAAGKEGIRFIGRLSDREKDILFSVADVFIMTSRASEDDVEGFGIVYLEAAIFGKPSIAGGEGGAKEAVVDGETGILVDPRSEQEIARAIIKLFKNKNIRQEMGQRAKERAEKDFLWQKIAKEMEIILN; encoded by the coding sequence ATGAAGAGAACACTTCTTGTAACTTTGGATTTTTATCCCAAAATTGGCGGGGTGGCCAATTATTATTATAATTTATGTCTGAATTTGCCGAAAGAAAAAATATTTGTTTTGACTACTAAAGAAAAAGAAGCTGGAACCTCGCAAAAATTTCAAATTTATAGAGAAAAATTATTGGCCGAAAGTTTTTTTGTTTGGCCCAAGTGGCTGCTCTTGGTTTTTGAACTTTGGAAGCGGGCTCGAGCCCTGAAAATAGAATTAATATGGAGCGGTGACATTTTGCCGACTGGGACAGCTGCCCTAATCGTTTCTAAATTATTAAAAATTCCTTATATTGTATCATGCCATGGCAAGGATTTACTCTTGGCCGATGGGCATAGGAGAAAAAGTTGGCTGGCTAGATTTGTTTTGCGTCGAGCCAAGTTGGTGACCGTTAATAGTAAATATACAGGGGAAATAGTTAGAAGTTTTGGGGTGGACAAAGAAAAAATAAGAATAATTTATCCGGGGATAAATAAGCCAGCCGATGGAGCAATAAGCGAAGAAGAAAAAAGCGAATTGTTAGAAAAATATGAGCTTAAAAGTAAAGAGGTTTTGTTGTCCGTGGGCAGGCTGGTAGAGAGAAAAGGATTTGATAAGGTGATAGAGGCGATAGCTGCCGCTCGGCGGGATTTGCCGGATTTGATTTATATTATTTCAGGGACAGGGGAGGACAGAGAGAGGCTAACAGATTTGGCAGCCGGTAAAGAGGGAATAAGGTTTATTGGCAGGTTGAGTGACAGGGAGAAAGATATTTTGTTTTCTGTGGCCGATGTTTTTATTATGACTTCTAGGGCCAGCGAGGATGACGTAGAGGGTTTTGGGATTGTCTATCTAGAGGCGGCCATATTTGGCAAGCCATCAATAGCTGGTGGCGAGGGAGGGGCAAAAGAAGCAGTCGTGGATGGGGAGACGGGAATCTTGGTCGATCCGAGAAGTGAGCAAGAGATAGCTCGGGCAATAATTAAATTATTTAAAAATAAAAATATTCGTCAGGAAATGGGTCAAAGGGCAAAAGAGAGAGCAGAAAAAGATTTTTTGTGGCAAAAAATAGCTAAGGAGATGGAGATAATTTTGAATTAA
- a CDS encoding glycosyltransferase family 2 protein yields the protein MISIIIPVYNNCDNLEKCLTSLAKQTFKDFEVIVVDDGSPEPVGSGIPNSQFPISNLRFFRINHGGAPKARNYGFSQSKGDLILFCDADMELRKDCLEKMKAALDNNPDKSYVYSDFKYGWKTFRFWPFDAGKLKENNYVNTCSLLRRGDFLGFDESLEKFQDWDLWLTLLDAGKGGVYIPEVLSKASTRGGKISNWWPKFIYRVPFLKFKSLERYRKWKEIVKKKHGIKSTNQ from the coding sequence ATGATTTCAATAATAATACCAGTTTATAATAATTGTGATAATCTGGAAAAATGTTTGACGAGCTTAGCCAAACAAACTTTTAAGGATTTTGAAGTGATAGTGGTGGATGATGGATCACCAGAGCCAGTTGGCTCTGGAATTCCCAATTCCCAATTTCCAATTTCCAATTTAAGGTTTTTTAGGATTAACCATGGGGGGGCGCCAAAGGCGAGGAATTATGGATTTTCTCAATCAAAGGGAGATTTGATTTTATTTTGCGACGCAGATATGGAATTAAGAAAAGATTGTCTAGAAAAAATGAAGGCAGCACTTGATAATAATCCAGACAAGTCTTACGTTTATTCTGATTTTAAATATGGCTGGAAAACATTTAGATTTTGGCCGTTTGATGCTGGTAAGTTGAAAGAAAATAATTATGTGAACACGTGTTCTTTGCTCCGGCGGGGGGATTTCCTTGGCTTTGACGAATCTTTGGAAAAATTTCAGGATTGGGATTTGTGGCTGACGCTTTTGGACGCTGGCAAGGGTGGCGTTTATATACCGGAGGTTTTATCCAAAGCCAGTACAAGAGGAGGGAAAATAAGTAATTGGTGGCCGAAATTTATTTACAGGGTACCCTTTTTGAAGTTCAAGTCTTTGGAGAGATATAGAAAATGGAAGGAGATAGTGAAGAAAAAACATGGGATAAAGAGCACCAATCAATAA
- a CDS encoding 2,3-bisphosphoglycerate-independent phosphoglycerate mutase, producing the protein MTSKPVVLIILDGWGVAAPTAGNAITNARPEYWEYLLKNYPATLLQASGEAVGLPWGKMGNSEVGHLTIGAGQIFLQSLERINREIAAGSFFENQAFLKAINHVKNNNSKLHLIGLLGDGGVHAHQGHLLALLDLASKNNLHNKTYLHLFLDGRDTAKDSGLVFVQETVETINKINCGQIASIGGRYYGMDRNNNWDRIEKAYGVITGGTKNVSDDVIEAVKESYKKGIFDEELEPISIAQDKDNVVGVDDNDAIIFFNFRSDRARQITKAFVAEDFEGFKREKKIENLLFVGFSDYEDGLPIEVAFPKITIENTLAGAISQAGLKQLHIAETEKYAHVTFFLNGLREDPYLGEERILIPSPAVASYDEKPEMSAFLIRDQVLEKIKNEEFDFIVINFANPDMVGHTGNIKAGIEAIEVVDKCLYEIVETVVGKGGQVLITADHGNVEEMINLETRRIDKEHSNFPVPMILVKEELRGQGAQKTNSELCNMKIRGALVDIAPTILSMLGVAKPEKMIGIDLQRTIGG; encoded by the coding sequence ATGACTTCTAAACCAGTAGTATTGATAATTTTGGACGGGTGGGGGGTGGCGGCGCCGACAGCCGGTAACGCTATTACTAATGCCCGGCCAGAATATTGGGAATATCTTTTGAAAAATTATCCAGCCACACTGCTCCAAGCTTCGGGCGAGGCGGTGGGTTTGCCGTGGGGCAAAATGGGTAACTCAGAGGTCGGGCACCTGACGATTGGTGCTGGACAGATTTTTTTGCAGAGTTTAGAGAGGATAAATAGGGAGATAGCCGCGGGCAGTTTTTTTGAAAATCAGGCTTTTTTAAAAGCAATTAATCATGTAAAAAATAATAATTCTAAATTGCACCTAATCGGACTTTTGGGTGATGGCGGGGTGCATGCTCATCAGGGTCATTTATTGGCTCTTTTAGATTTGGCCAGTAAAAATAATTTACACAATAAAACTTATTTACATTTATTTTTGGATGGTCGTGATACAGCGAAAGATAGCGGGCTTGTTTTTGTTCAGGAAACAGTAGAAACAATAAATAAGATTAATTGTGGCCAGATCGCTAGTATCGGCGGTAGATATTATGGAATGGATAGAAACAATAATTGGGATCGGATAGAAAAAGCTTACGGGGTAATTACTGGTGGTACTAAAAATGTTAGTGACGACGTGATCGAGGCGGTAAAAGAATCTTATAAAAAAGGGATTTTTGACGAAGAGTTGGAGCCGATTTCTATCGCCCAAGATAAAGACAATGTGGTCGGGGTAGATGATAATGACGCGATTATTTTTTTTAATTTTAGGTCTGACCGGGCAAGACAGATAACCAAAGCTTTTGTGGCCGAAGATTTTGAAGGATTTAAGAGAGAGAAAAAAATAGAGAACTTATTGTTTGTTGGATTTTCTGATTATGAGGATGGTCTGCCTATTGAGGTGGCTTTCCCCAAAATTACCATTGAGAATACTTTGGCTGGAGCAATCAGCCAAGCTGGGCTGAAACAGCTCCACATCGCCGAGACAGAAAAATATGCTCATGTAACTTTTTTCTTGAACGGACTCCGAGAAGATCCATATCTGGGGGAAGAGAGGATTTTGATCCCTTCGCCGGCGGTGGCGAGTTATGATGAAAAGCCAGAAATGTCTGCTTTTTTGATAAGGGATCAGGTTTTGGAAAAGATAAAAAATGAAGAGTTTGATTTTATTGTTATAAATTTTGCCAATCCGGATATGGTGGGCCATACTGGTAATATAAAGGCAGGAATAGAGGCAATAGAGGTAGTAGATAAATGTCTTTATGAAATAGTAGAAACGGTGGTGGGAAAAGGGGGACAGGTGCTTATAACTGCGGACCATGGCAATGTCGAGGAGATGATAAATTTGGAGACAAGGAGAATAGATAAAGAACATAGTAATTTTCCGGTGCCAATGATTTTGGTGAAGGAAGAGCTACGCGGGCAAGGCGCTCAAAAGACAAATAGCGAATTGTGCAACATGAAGATAAGGGGAGCTTTGGTGGATATAGCGCCGACAATTTTGTCGATGCTCGGGGTGGCTAAGCCAGAGAAGATGATCGGGATAGATTTACAGAGAACAATTGGTGGTTAA
- the prmC gene encoding peptide chain release factor N(5)-glutamine methyltransferase, translated as MSINQALALATQKLRGNKIASASLDAEILLSFVLEKPKEFLYSRPEHDLTPSQMTKLKQLTTRRSKGEPIAILTGHKEFYGLNFVINKNVLIPRPETELLVAEALDIIKKSHIAHYPSRASLAESRRIDKRQRVKTDSLPVTLVDIGTGSGCIPITLAKNLSHIPHIKYYGLDISKKALAVAKLNAQLHGLSKKIKFIQNDLLKNIQNTKYFILNTNFIITANLPYLPIKLYASNPELKYEPRQALLAGPDGLKYYRTLLQQIKTLAHITHYPSPITIFLEIDPSQTKNIKKVIHQYFTKSSILIKKDLAGRNRLIIIKLNHK; from the coding sequence ATGTCCATCAACCAAGCTCTTGCTCTAGCCACCCAAAAACTCCGGGGCAACAAAATAGCCTCCGCCTCTCTCGATGCGGAAATTTTATTATCTTTTGTTCTCGAAAAACCAAAAGAATTTCTCTATTCCCGCCCAGAACACGACCTTACACCCTCACAAATGACAAAATTAAAGCAATTAACCACTCGCCGCTCCAAGGGTGAGCCCATCGCAATTCTCACTGGCCACAAAGAATTTTATGGCCTTAATTTTGTCATTAACAAAAATGTCCTTATCCCCCGCCCCGAAACAGAATTACTAGTTGCTGAAGCATTAGATATTATAAAAAAATCACACATTGCCCATTACCCGTCACGCGCCAGCCTAGCCGAGTCTAGGCGGATCGACAAGCGACAGCGAGTCAAGACGGACTCATTACCCGTCACGCTTGTTGATATCGGTACCGGCTCCGGCTGTATCCCGATCACTCTGGCCAAAAACTTATCTCATATTCCGCATATAAAATATTACGGTCTGGATATTTCAAAAAAAGCTCTGGCTGTCGCCAAGCTCAATGCCCAATTGCACGGCCTCTCCAAAAAAATAAAATTCATCCAAAACGACTTGCTAAAAAACATACAAAATACCAAATACTTTATACTTAATACTAATTTTATTATTACCGCCAACCTCCCCTATCTCCCTATTAAACTTTATGCATCCAACCCAGAACTCAAATACGAACCGCGCCAAGCCCTCCTCGCCGGCCCTGACGGCCTGAAATATTATCGCACTCTGCTCCAGCAAATTAAAACCCTAGCCCACATTACTCATTACCCATCACCCATCACTATTTTCCTAGAAATCGATCCCAGCCAAACAAAAAATATCAAAAAAGTTATCCACCAGTATTTTACAAAATCTTCGATATTAATCAAAAAAGACCTAGCTGGACGCAATAGATTAATTATTATAAAATTAAATCATAAATAA